One Mycolicibacterium sp. ND9-15 genomic window, CGCCACTTCGATCGGTTGTTCACCGATGCCGCGAAAGCAGGTGTGCGCCAGGCGGTGATCCTGGCCGCGGGTCTGGACGCACGCGCCTATCGGCTGGCCTGGCCGGCCGGCACGACGGTGTTCGAACTGGATCAGCCAGAGGTCATCGCGTTCAAGAGTCGGACACTGGCGGAGTTGGGCGCCGAGCCGACGGCGGAGCGGCGCGCGTTGGCGGTCGACCTGCGTGACGACTGGCCCAAAGTATTGCTGGACAACGGGTTCGACCCGGCGCAACCCACCGCTTGGATCGCCGAAGGACTGCTCATCTATCTACCACCCGAGGCGCAGGATCTGCTGTTCGACCGGATCGACGAACTCAGTGCGCCGGGCAGTCGGGTCGCCTGCGAACACATCCCCGACGTCAGCATGTTCTCCGACGAACGGTCGCGGGAGATCGCCGAGCGCCTCAAGACCTATGGGCACGAGATCGAGATGAGTGAGCTCATCTATCACGGCGACCGCAACGACGTCGTCGACTATCTGACCGGCCACGGCTGGGACGTCACCACGCAGAAGATGCCGGACGCCTACGCGGCCAACGGTTTTACCTTCGACGAGGACAGTACGATCGGCTTGTTCAGCGACATGAGCTACCTGTCTGCGATCAAGCACTGACTCTTATCGTCGCCGTTCCCTCACTTCGCCAAGCCCAGGAACCTGCCGTAGCGCTCCTGTGTGGGCTCGACCCACGCGGCATCCGGCTCGACGACGCGGTCGGTGCCGGCCCAGCGA contains:
- a CDS encoding class I SAM-dependent methyltransferase, encoding MARTDNDSWDLVSSVGSTATMVAAQRVLSHREGLIEDPYAEPLVRTVGLEFFVRALDGEINLEDVDPRFNTRRAAEGMAVRTRHFDRLFTDAAKAGVRQAVILAAGLDARAYRLAWPAGTTVFELDQPEVIAFKSRTLAELGAEPTAERRALAVDLRDDWPKVLLDNGFDPAQPTAWIAEGLLIYLPPEAQDLLFDRIDELSAPGSRVACEHIPDVSMFSDERSREIAERLKTYGHEIEMSELIYHGDRNDVVDYLTGHGWDVTTQKMPDAYAANGFTFDEDSTIGLFSDMSYLSAIKH